CTTTTGTCATTCCCAGGGCGCTTGGCAATCAGATTCTTGGTATTCTGTTAACATAAATTGAGGCGGACGGCCCTCGTCGCCAGAAGTACGCCATGATTGACTACCCCTTCCAGAAGTAAGGATGTTGCATGTCCGCAGACGCCGCGGCAAATCAGAACGGGATCAGCGAAGCTGACTCGAAACGATTGCATGAAGCTCGCAAGCGAATCATTGAACAATTGGGCAAAATCATCGTCGGCCAGGAAACGGTCATCGACGAAATCATGATCTGCCTGTTTAGCCGAGGGCACTGCATGCTCGAGGGGGTCCCGGGGCTAGCCAAAACGCTGATGATCAGCACGCTGGCTCAATCCTTGGATTTGTCCTTTAGCCGAATCCAATTCACCCCCGACTTGATGCCCGCCGACGTGACGGGAACCGAGATCATTGAAGAGGACCGCTCGTCCGGCAAACGTGATTTTCGTTTTATGGAAGGTCCGCTGTTTGCCAACGTCGTCCTCGCTGACGAAATCAACCGGACGCCGCCCAAAACGCAAGCCGCGCTGCTCGAAGCGATGCAGGAGCGTCAAGTCACCGTGGGCCGCAATCGGCACATGTTGTCGGATCCGTTTTTTGTCTTGGCGACGCAGAACCCGATCGAACAAGAGGGAACGTATCCGCTTCCCGAGGCCCAACAAGACCGATTTATGTTCAAGGTCTTTGTAGAGTACCCGAGTTTTGACGAAGAATTCGAAGTCGCGCGTCGCACGACCGGCAAAGCGGCTGAAAAAGTCGAAGCGGTGTTGGGAGCCGAAGAGATCCTCCGGCTGCAAGAATTGGTTCGCCAGGTTCCCGTCAGCGACCATGTTGTCCGCTATGCACTCTCGTTGGTGCGTCAAACGCGGGTGGGTGGCGAAGGGGTCCCCGACTTTGTCGACGAATTGGTTGGCTGGGGGGCTGGTCCGCGGGCGGTTCAGTTCTTGATCCTCGGCGGCAAAGCACGAGCGCTTTTGGAAGGCCGTTTTCATGTGCAGATCGAAGACATCCAATACTTGGCCAAACCGGTGCTCCGTCACCGCATGGTGGTCAACTTTGCCGCCGAAAGCGACGGAGTGACCAGCGACGACGT
The nucleotide sequence above comes from Novipirellula caenicola. Encoded proteins:
- a CDS encoding MoxR family ATPase, which encodes MSADAAANQNGISEADSKRLHEARKRIIEQLGKIIVGQETVIDEIMICLFSRGHCMLEGVPGLAKTLMISTLAQSLDLSFSRIQFTPDLMPADVTGTEIIEEDRSSGKRDFRFMEGPLFANVVLADEINRTPPKTQAALLEAMQERQVTVGRNRHMLSDPFFVLATQNPIEQEGTYPLPEAQQDRFMFKVFVEYPSFDEEFEVARRTTGKAAEKVEAVLGAEEILRLQELVRQVPVSDHVVRYALSLVRQTRVGGEGVPDFVDELVGWGAGPRAVQFLILGGKARALLEGRFHVQIEDIQYLAKPVLRHRMVVNFAAESDGVTSDDVIQRIIAATPTTEDELSRDARFQKIFAS